In the Glycine max cultivar Williams 82 chromosome 6, Glycine_max_v4.0, whole genome shotgun sequence genome, CCTCCACAAATTTGAAGATaagtttaattaagaaaaaaatcattaattttatgattagaATACCCTTTAAAGAAGTTGCCTCAAGATTAGAATACCCATTCTCAGAGATGCAGTTAATTACTTGTGCTAGTTGACAAAGCAATGCAACATTGCCAGCTACTACAGCTAAGTAAATCAAAGCCTCTCCCATACTGTGCCAGTTATCAAACCCTCTAGCTCTGCCAACAAGTGCCGTTTTGTAAGCTGCACCATGTAGTTGGCCCTGACACATTAAGAGACGTATATCCAAGTCCAATGGTCCCAATTCTTGCATCTCACCCTTTCCGCAATAATTAAATTAGGATctaagtttttgttttctttttacttttgttcCCTATAGCCCACTATGGGTGAAATTCCCCGTCTACAGTGTCATTCCATGATCTACTCCATCATAGTATCATCAATATAACAAAAATTGGGTTccaagttaagaaaaaaaaattgtaaaacttAAAAAGTTGTCTTTTATCACTTAGCACAATTATAGTTACTAAGCTAGCAGCACCATATGTCAAGTTATATGTGTTGTTATAATTAGTAAATTGCATAGTTGTGGTCCAGCCCCCCTTCCTCGtgaattattattagtattattatgaTGATATATTTGCTAGTGAGTACACTAGTGATTAATTAGTGAGAAGGATTTAATAACACACCACTTGTGTGGCCAGTGAGAGAAGGAAACTAGAGATAGATGGGTGGTCAGGTTTTTATGGTAGGTGACTAAACAACCACCTTCAGCTCACATGCCTTCTTTATGTGTATTATAAAAACCTTGCCTTTTTATCTCCTCATGTCATGTGTTATGACGTCCAGTACCTATCCCTATTTTTTTCAACACCTCATTCATTTCTCTTTGAtgcaaagaaaagataagataattaCCAGCAAAATGTCACTTTTGGAATTTCACACAACAATTAGTATTCATAGAACTTGCCAGGGGGAAAAAGTGTGTGAAAACAACACAAGTGTAAAAACTTCTGTTAAACCAAATTCATGAGCTTGGAATTTGCAGCAAGGAACTTATTCCTTGAAGTATGAACAAAGTAACCAACAAATACCACCCccaccaaaaaaaaggaaatatagaAAACGAAAAGTGAAACATAAAAATGTTCCTTATGAACCAGTACTTGAAGAATAACAGAAATACCTTGAAAGAAGACATGAATCCTGTAAAGAATTAATGAAATAAGTGCATAAACTTTTCCTATACAGTTTGAAATCTTCACTCCGaagttgaattgaattgaagtttgaactttgaacctCTGCTGGAATGAGCAACTATGATAGGTTTTAGTTTAGTTAGAAATGAGGCCAACCAGTGCTTCCTGCTTGTGATTTCCTCCTACTACCCACCAAGGTCTGTAATGCTCAGCATGGCCATGGCTAGTACCTTCTTCCTCTGTAGAAGCAGGAAGGTTAAGGTCAAAAAAGTCCCTAATTTCTGGTGCTGCTTCCTCAAGTACAATTGTTTGACTTTGAAAATTTCTTGCACTCTCAGACCCACCAGCCAAGTGATGAGATCTCTTGTGGCCACCCAAGGCTTGGCCAGATGGAAAAACCTTGTGGCAAATTGGACACTCGTGCCCTTTCCCCTTCTTGGAATCTCTCACTGTTTCAACCTCATTGTCAAATTGAGTAGTAGTAGTAGCAGTAGTAACATTAGTAACCATTTCATGTTCTTCCACATACTCATTCTTCAGGAGCTTACTTTCTGTTGTAGGGTCTGGGGAGAGTTCTGCCTCCAACTCAGTGCTGTTCTCACTGCTCTCATTTCTTGAAGCAAAGCAACCCTTGATCCTCTTGTGACTAGCCCTGTGGCCTCCAAGTGCTTGATATGAGTGGAAGATTTTCTTACAAGTAGTGCactcaaactttcctctcttatTGGAGCTTTTGCTGAATTCACCTTCTgagttcttgttgttgttcacCCAACTCTTCAAAGGACTTGACTTCAACTCAGAGTCCATAAACTTTGCCTTGATTGAAGTGTACTTATTGTTACTATTATGATTATTATCTGTTCCATTGTCCTCAAATGCAGAATTAGAAACCATGGTCTTGCTGACCCCAAATCCACTTCCAGGACTCTGAGTAGTACCCAAAAGCTCTGAACTCGTTTTTCCTTTTGAGTTGAGATTTGAACAATCCAAATTTCCAAACTCCCCCTTCATCATATCCCTTGGTTTGGTAACctttttctcataaccattgGAGATAACAACCCTTTTTCCCTCAACCTTAGAATCCAAATAGGTAGGAACCAAAGAAGGAGATTCAAACTGCATTGAATTAACAGAATTGAGACCACACCAAGGACTCACATCCCTACTAAGCATCAGCAAACTCATTGCAACCTCTTCCTGCTGCACCTGCTCATGATGAGCCTCAGAAACAAGGGACACAGAAGAAGTTGAAGGGGCCATGTACCTTGTCCTTCTCCTCTTGGATCTTCTCCTTCGATTCGGAGCCGTGGCCTCATTCTCAGAGTGGCTATCATCCATCGACACCATCATCTTCTGGCTCTGGCTAGCATTGGTGGTGTTATTACCATTCCACGAATCTTGATCCTCCAATAACaagctgctgctgctgttgttgttttgGTACACTTTCTCAGAGTGGCACTTCATGTGACCAAACAGAGCTTTCCAAGATTGAAACCCTTTGCCACACTCTTTGCACAACTTGTCCAACACCAACAAagttgtgttgttgttgttgttgtcctcACTCGAATCATTGAACCGCCAAGTCTTCTTTGGATTCTCCCTCAGACCATACCCTCCTCCTCC is a window encoding:
- the LOC102660800 gene encoding serum response factor homolog B → MEEDHQEVKHVCKFCCKSFPCGRSLGGHMRSHVTTNVSTEADKLSSFNNNGGGDSEGGTNNGGGGYGLRENPKKTWRFNDSSEDNNNNNTTLLVLDKLCKECGKGFQSWKALFGHMKCHSEKVYQNNNSSSSLLLEDQDSWNGNNTTNASQSQKMMVSMDDSHSENEATAPNRRRRSKRRRTRYMAPSTSSVSLVSEAHHEQVQQEEVAMSLLMLSRDVSPWCGLNSVNSMQFESPSLVPTYLDSKVEGKRVVISNGYEKKVTKPRDMMKGEFGNLDCSNLNSKGKTSSELLGTTQSPGSGFGVSKTMVSNSAFEDNGTDNNHNSNNKYTSIKAKFMDSELKSSPLKSWVNNNKNSEGEFSKSSNKRGKFECTTCKKIFHSYQALGGHRASHKRIKGCFASRNESSENSTELEAELSPDPTTESKLLKNEYVEEHEMVTNVTTATTTTQFDNEVETVRDSKKGKGHECPICHKVFPSGQALGGHKRSHHLAGGSESARNFQSQTIVLEEAAPEIRDFFDLNLPASTEEEGTSHGHAEHYRPWWVVGGNHKQEALVGLISN